The genome window GCCACTAATTCACGAATAATAAATTAGTGTATTCGTGGCTTTTTTTTTTTGCCACTAATTCACGAATAATAAATTAGTGTATTCGTGGCTGTCATTTTTTTTGCCGCTAATTCACGAAAATTCATTAGTGCATTCGTGGCTTTATTTTTTTGCCACTAATTCACGAATAATTCATTCGAGTATTTATAGCTTTTATTTTATTTATAGGTAAATTTTTTCAAAACTTTCCTATCATATATTTTTCCTACGGGATATTTATTTATTCTATCATCCCAGTATTTTGATTTGCTGTAAAACCAATTTAACATCAGCCATTGATTTTTGGCAAATTCAGGATTTTCGGATTTTTTCTTTTCAAATTCTTTTTTAAGTGCATCATTGTCTTTAAGCATTTTTCTTGCTACTTCTTCCATAACATAGCTTTCGCCATATTCTTTTTGTTCAAAAATAGAATTAAAAAATCCCCAGTAAAGAAATGAGCTAGGTGCTTTTGGTTCAAGAATATGAATTGCAATGCGTGCTGCTCCTTGCTCCATATCAACTACAACCGAGCCTTCAGGATATTCACGAACTTCCTCTATTTTGTCATAATCAAATTTTATAACTCTTTGACGACCTTCATAAGGTTTGTTTGCAAACTTTACATCTTTAAAAATATAAGAAATCACTTTAGTTTTTACAGCTTTTTTTAACCTAAAAAAAGAAACCCCATGTAACTCAAGCCTATCAATAACCTCAGTCCATTCAGGTGGAATTATGTATGCTTCAGGAATATTTATTTGTACTTCAGCTTCTTGTTTATTAAAATATGGTATTTCAAAAGTTTTTGGAATTTTACTATATTTAAACCAGTTTCCTCCTGTCAAATCACTTTTTACAATTTCGTATTCATAGCCTTTAAACTCAACAATTGTACTATCACTTGAAGGTTTATATTTTACAGTAAATTTTTTATCTCTAAATTGCTGACTTGCAGTATATTTATCAGCTTCCTTTACCAAAGTTTTAAGAATATTATAATCTTTGTTCAAAAATTTTGTTGTCAACATCAATAACTCATAGGTTGCAGAAACTCTTGTTTTGTAATCTTTTAACATGTGGTTTTCAACAAGTAATCCTGGACGATTTTGTAATGCTGTATAACCTTCAGAAAGCATTGGGCTTGCCACCCAACTTATTAAACCGCTACGAGGGTCATGCCAATTTCTATACGATACATAAGGGAAAATTGGATAAGATGCACTACTCATTTTTTTCTCAAGATATTTTAGATAATCGTCTTTCTGCCATTCAGTAAGTTCCTTAGTCATATTCCCAAAAATTTCCATTCCATAGGTAGTAACATACTGATAATCCGCCCCATCAGTTGCATGAATGTCAATAAAAAAATCAGGAAGCCATTCAATAAAAAGCTGTACCCAATCTCTCATTTCAGATGCATCAGCTTTTAAAAAATCCCTATTTAAGTTTAAATTTGATGCTGTTGTTCTCCATCCCATTTTCTCAGGACCATTTTGATTTATTCTATTGTGTGGACCAAAATGTTCATGTCCGTCAACATTAAAGATCGGTATAAATAAAATAGTAACATTTCTTAATAGATTATTATTTTTCTTTTTAAGTACAATATCTCTAATAAACATCAGCCCTGCATCTTTGCCATCAATTTCACCAGGATGTATTCCTGCTTGAATTAATAAAACAACTCTGTCTTTTTGCTTTACTTCTCTTGCTTCCGAATATCCATCTCTGTCGATAACCAGCAAAGGTAAATCCCTTCCCTGTGGACTTTTTCCAAAAGTTTTGTACTCAACAAATTCAGATTCGTTTGCAAGTTTTTTACAATATTCAATCGTTTCTTTATATCGAGCTGTTTTTGTAAATCCCGATTTTTCGTAATAAGTTTGAAATGGATCTGCTTTCTCAACTTCTTCTTTTTTAACTTTTTCTTTCTTTTCTTTTTTCTCTTTAGCATCCTTATTTTGAGCAAAGGAACTGAGTGATAATGAAAATGTTAATACAATAAGTGTGAAGAGTGTAAAATATTTCATAGGCTTAATATTTTAGTTTGAAAATCAATTTCTTAAATAAATACTTTTCAAGTCAACATAAAACTTTAACTCTATAATAATGTAAATTCGTTAAATCATTTTAAAAGCTAAAATCAATCCTCTGGCTTGATTGAATAATAATCCAAAATTATTCAAATTTATTTATATTTGTGCGTTTTAAAAATTAAATTTCTTGATTTATATCCATGATTAATAAAAAATATGTTAAAAGATAAAAGTATTGCCGTAGTAGTTCCTGCTTATAATGAAGAAAATCAAATAAATCTGGTAATTGATAATATGCCTGATTTTGTTGATAAAATTATTATTGTCAATGATAATTCCAAAGATAAAACAGCAGAAGTTGTGGAAAATTTTATTAAGAAATATGGGAAAAATATTTTAGAAAATAAAGATAATCTTGATATTGATGAAAAAAATATTTATACAAAAGCAAATCGGATTACCGCACAAAAGAATAAGGAAGAAATAAAATTATTTCCTAAGTCGGAGCAGTTTAATAAAAATAATGATGATAAAATAATTTTAATCAATAACCTAAAAAACACAGGGGTTGGTGGAGCCATTGCAAGAGGCTACAAATGGTGCAAAGACAACAACATAGATTGCACAGCGGTAATGGCAGGAGACGGTCAAATGGACCCAAACGAGCTTGAATCCATTGTTACTCCTGTTGTTGAAAAAAACATTGATTACGTAAAAGGAAACAGATTTATTCACAAAAGTGCATGGAATGTTGTTCCTAAAATACGTTTTTTCGGAAATTCAATTTTATCAATACTTACAAAAATTGCCTCAGGTTATTGGCACGTTTCCGATACGCAAACGGGTTTTACTGCAATCTCTAAATCAGCATTAAATTCAATACGATTGTATAAAATTTATAAAAATTATGGAATGCCTAACGATTTGTTAGTACGATTGAATATTGCTTTTTGCACAATTAAGGAAGTAGAAATCAAACCTGTTTACAATATTGGCGAAAAATCTAAAATGAAAGTGTGGAAAGTAATACCTAGAATTTCATGGTTGCTTTTTAAATCATTTTTTAGAAGACTTTGGGTTAAATATCTTTTCCGTGACTTCCACCCTCTTTTTCTTCTTTATCATTTTTCTTTTGCTTTGTTTATTATTTCTGTACCTTATGCAATAAAAATACTAGGTATTATTCTTAGCGGACAAGAAGCCAATTCTTTAACTATACTTGCTTTCGTTTTCCTTTTTATCAGTAGTTTCCAATCATTACTTTTTGCCATGTGGATGGATATTACTGATAACGAAAGGCTTTACAAATAAAATATGACTAAGGAAAAAGAGAAAATACTCATTTTAACTTCATCCTTTCCTGCTAAAAAAAATAGTTTCAGAGGTGGAGGGAATTTTGTTTATGACCTTGCCACATTTCTATCAAAAGATTATTCCATAATTGTCCTCACTCCTTTGTTAAACAATACTTTAAGAAAAGAAAAATTTGATGAAATAAATATTTACAGATTTGCTTTTCTTCCGTTTAAAAGTCTCTACAAATATTTTTCAAATGGCATTTTATCAGCTTTTAAGGAAAATTCTTTTTTAAAACTATTACTTCCTTTGTTTTTAATATGTCAATTATTTGCATTAAAAAAAGTTTTAAAAAAGGAAAAAAATATTAGACTCATTCATACTCATTGGCTTATACCACAAGGATTTATTGCATCTTTGCATAAAAATATTTTTAACAAAAAAATTAAAATACTTTCAACTTCTCACGGAAGTGATATTTTGAGTTTTAACAGTGGCATAGGACTAAAAATGAAAAAATATGCATTAAAAAATATTGATGAACTAACAG of Bacteroidota bacterium contains these proteins:
- a CDS encoding M14 family metallopeptidase gives rise to the protein MKYFTLFTLIVLTFSLSLSSFAQNKDAKEKKEKKEKVKKEEVEKADPFQTYYEKSGFTKTARYKETIEYCKKLANESEFVEYKTFGKSPQGRDLPLLVIDRDGYSEAREVKQKDRVVLLIQAGIHPGEIDGKDAGLMFIRDIVLKKKNNNLLRNVTILFIPIFNVDGHEHFGPHNRINQNGPEKMGWRTTASNLNLNRDFLKADASEMRDWVQLFIEWLPDFFIDIHATDGADYQYVTTYGMEIFGNMTKELTEWQKDDYLKYLEKKMSSASYPIFPYVSYRNWHDPRSGLISWVASPMLSEGYTALQNRPGLLVENHMLKDYKTRVSATYELLMLTTKFLNKDYNILKTLVKEADKYTASQQFRDKKFTVKYKPSSDSTIVEFKGYEYEIVKSDLTGGNWFKYSKIPKTFEIPYFNKQEAEVQINIPEAYIIPPEWTEVIDRLELHGVSFFRLKKAVKTKVISYIFKDVKFANKPYEGRQRVIKFDYDKIEEVREYPEGSVVVDMEQGAARIAIHILEPKAPSSFLYWGFFNSIFEQKEYGESYVMEEVARKMLKDNDALKKEFEKKKSENPEFAKNQWLMLNWFYSKSKYWDDRINKYPVGKIYDRKVLKKFTYK
- a CDS encoding glycosyltransferase family 2 protein is translated as MLKDKSIAVVVPAYNEENQINLVIDNMPDFVDKIIIVNDNSKDKTAEVVENFIKKYGKNILENKDNLDIDEKNIYTKANRITAQKNKEEIKLFPKSEQFNKNNDDKIILINNLKNTGVGGAIARGYKWCKDNNIDCTAVMAGDGQMDPNELESIVTPVVEKNIDYVKGNRFIHKSAWNVVPKIRFFGNSILSILTKIASGYWHVSDTQTGFTAISKSALNSIRLYKIYKNYGMPNDLLVRLNIAFCTIKEVEIKPVYNIGEKSKMKVWKVIPRISWLLFKSFFRRLWVKYLFRDFHPLFLLYHFSFALFIISVPYAIKILGIILSGQEANSLTILAFVFLFISSFQSLLFAMWMDITDNERLYK